In the genome of Desulfatirhabdium butyrativorans DSM 18734, one region contains:
- the flhA gene encoding flagellar biosynthesis protein FlhA: protein MEMAHAGFLTGKWSRLTLNTDVMMACAVVAILLIMLVPLPTWMLDILISFSITFSIVILLVGMYIHKPLELSAFPSILLITTLFRLSLNVASTRMILLHGNEGMDAAGSVIMAFGQFVVGGNYVVGIIVFLILVIINFVVITKGAGRIAEVAARFTLDAMPGKQMAIDADLNAGLISDQEAKQRRKLIAQEAEYYGAMDGANKFVRGDAIAGLIITAVNIVGGLGIGMLFFGMEVGNAAQNYTILTVGDGLVSQIPALIISTAAGIIVSRAGSEASLGKDISSQILVQPKAIGVSAVVLFGFGLIPGLPTIPFWTIALLSGGLAYALGKSSKKLSGQTAAAEAKNQAEAKAKGTETAGSTLAPLDILALEVGYGLIPLVDAEQNGELLDRIKAIRRQIAQEIGIVVPSVHIQDNIQLRPAEYIILLKGNEVARGELMIGHDLALNPGSAVETIEGIPTREPTFNLPAFWIREEERDNVIAKGYTVVDLATVLTTHLSEIIKRHAHEYLGRQEVQKLLDSVKESHPKVVEELVPALLPLGAVGKVLQNLLMEQIPIRDLLTILETLADYAPMTKDIDVLTEYVRHALARTITRLYANQDGTLTVMGLDPQSENLVSRAIQQTSQGSFLALDPDAVQRLVGQMSAGIEKFAAQNLQPVLMCSSQIRIHLKRLIDRFIPNMVVLSYHDVLTTTRIQAIATVRLTDAN, encoded by the coding sequence ATGGAAATGGCTCATGCCGGATTTTTGACGGGCAAGTGGTCGCGCTTGACACTCAACACGGATGTGATGATGGCCTGTGCCGTCGTAGCGATTTTGCTCATCATGCTCGTTCCCTTGCCTACCTGGATGCTCGATATCCTGATTTCCTTCAGCATCACGTTTTCGATCGTGATCCTGCTGGTGGGGATGTACATTCACAAACCGCTCGAGCTGTCGGCCTTTCCCTCGATTCTGCTCATTACCACCCTCTTTCGGCTTTCGCTCAATGTCGCTTCCACCCGAATGATTCTGCTGCACGGCAACGAGGGCATGGATGCGGCAGGCTCCGTCATCATGGCATTCGGACAGTTCGTGGTGGGCGGAAATTACGTTGTCGGCATCATCGTTTTTCTCATTCTGGTCATCATCAATTTCGTGGTCATCACAAAAGGCGCGGGAAGAATCGCGGAAGTCGCCGCTCGTTTTACCCTCGATGCCATGCCCGGAAAACAGATGGCCATCGATGCCGATCTGAACGCCGGGCTCATCAGTGATCAGGAAGCGAAGCAGCGCCGCAAACTCATTGCACAGGAAGCCGAATATTACGGAGCAATGGACGGCGCCAACAAATTCGTTCGGGGGGACGCCATTGCGGGCCTGATCATCACGGCCGTGAATATCGTTGGCGGCCTTGGGATCGGGATGCTCTTTTTCGGTATGGAAGTGGGAAATGCGGCCCAGAATTATACGATCCTAACGGTCGGAGACGGTCTGGTCAGTCAGATACCGGCGCTCATCATTTCGACGGCGGCAGGCATCATCGTCAGCCGGGCAGGCTCCGAAGCAAGCCTGGGCAAGGATATTTCCTCGCAGATACTGGTGCAGCCGAAAGCCATCGGCGTTTCTGCAGTGGTGCTCTTTGGCTTTGGCCTCATTCCGGGGCTCCCGACCATTCCCTTCTGGACGATTGCCCTGCTTTCCGGCGGCCTGGCCTATGCTCTCGGAAAATCGAGCAAGAAGCTTTCAGGGCAGACCGCGGCTGCAGAAGCCAAGAACCAGGCGGAAGCGAAGGCAAAGGGGACTGAAACCGCCGGTTCCACGCTTGCACCGCTCGATATTCTGGCGCTTGAAGTCGGCTACGGATTGATTCCCCTGGTGGATGCCGAACAGAACGGTGAGCTTCTGGATCGCATCAAGGCGATCCGACGCCAGATCGCACAGGAAATCGGGATTGTCGTTCCTTCGGTGCATATCCAGGACAACATTCAGCTCAGACCGGCCGAGTATATCATTCTGCTCAAGGGTAACGAAGTAGCCAGAGGGGAGTTGATGATCGGGCACGATCTTGCGCTGAATCCGGGTAGCGCGGTGGAAACCATCGAGGGAATACCGACAAGGGAGCCAACCTTCAACCTGCCCGCATTCTGGATACGGGAGGAAGAACGCGACAACGTCATCGCCAAAGGATATACCGTGGTCGATCTGGCAACTGTTCTGACCACGCATCTGTCGGAGATCATCAAACGCCATGCCCATGAATACCTGGGCCGGCAGGAAGTGCAAAAGCTTCTCGACAGCGTCAAGGAATCGCATCCAAAGGTGGTGGAGGAGCTCGTTCCGGCACTGCTACCCCTTGGGGCCGTCGGCAAGGTGTTGCAGAACCTGCTCATGGAGCAGATTCCGATTCGGGACCTGCTGACCATCCTCGAGACGCTGGCAGACTATGCGCCCATGACCAAGGATATCGATGTGCTGACCGAATATGTCCGTCACGCGCTTGCAAGAACCATCACCCGGTTGTATGCCAACCAGGACGGGACATTGACGGTCATGGGACTCGATCCGCAGAGCGAAAACCTCGTTTCGAGAGCCATCCAGCAGACCAGTCAGGGAAGCTTTCTCGCCCTCGATCCGGATGCGGTGCAGCGGCTCGTCGGACAGATGAGTGCCGGTATCGAGAAATTTGCGGCCCAGAATTTGCAACCTGTGCTGATGTGTTCATCACAAATTCGTATTCACCTGAAGCGGTTGATCGACCGGTTCATTCCCAATATGGTGGTCCTGTCCTACCATGATGTACTGACGACTACACGAATTCAGGCCATTGCGACAGTGAGGTTGACAGATGCAAATTAA